The Verrucomicrobiia bacterium sequence ATTAAATCGCGATCGCCTTCAAGCGCCGCGCTAAAGAGCGATTCTGCCGGTAAAAATAAAACCACATGATCCAGAGCATTCGGAAACTGCTTAGGATAATCGCGATCGGCTAAATTTTTAATTGTCGCTTTTAATTTATTGGCATGTGCCGCCAAAGCTTCGGCACGTTTGATTTCATCCGCTGTATCAATAGCCTCAAGAAAATCCAAATCCGGCACTTTCGCATCCACAATAATCATTCGATCGCCCGGTAATTTCACAATTAAATCCGGTTTACTTTCGCCACTCTGCGCTTGCACCGAAAAATCGCAATGAGCACTCATTCCAGCCGCTTCCACAATCCGTCGTAACGTTTCTTCACCCCAACGTCCGCGCGCTTGATTTGAGCTTAGCACTTTTCTTAACTGAAAGGTTTCATTGGATAAAAGCTGACTATTTTGCGCGAGCCCTTCCAACTGTTTTTTTACCTCGCCCAAAATTGTCGATTGACTCGTTTCACTTTGCGCTAAGCGTCGTTGATAAGTTTCCAACTGCTGCTTCAAAGGTTCAACCAATGTTGCAATTGCCTGCTGACGTTGCGATAAATCGCCTTTAGCCGTCTCCTGAAATTTTGCTAATGTTTCATTCGCCAATCGTAAAAATTCCGGATGCGTTTGCTTGAGAGCATCCGCGCTCAACGCTTTGAATGCCTCCCGCAAATCGGTAAGAGCCTTTTCTTGTGACTCTTTCGCTGCTTGCAAATTTTCTGCAAAATGTGTTTTTGACTCTGCATATACCCGTTGCGCAAAAAACCAGCCAATCAAAAGGCCAATTCCTAATCCGATCAAAAGATAAATTTCGTTGGGCATGATTTAATAATAGAACCTGTGTCAACCATTGCTAATATAGTTCCTTGATTTTATAGCATTTAAAGATTAATTTTATACTGACAACATATCCGAAAATGAGCGCAACTGAAATCTTTGAACAGATCAAAGCTTACCGCTTGAAGAGCGAGCCATCGTAACAATATGTTGTGGAACATGATGATTCTTGGGTTCCAGGAGGATTTTAAGCAAGCGATGATTAAAAGCTAACGATCAGAGATGAGCAGTTGCTTTGAATGATCGCGAAGCGACGCTGGCTGTATTAAAATCAAGAAAACAACCACAGGAAATTTATATTCTTTTCTTTTAATGAAACATTGCGAAAGTCGTCCAAATCCAGTTTCCTTATGAAGCTTATTAATATGTGGGTTTGTCTGCCATTTGCTTTAACACTTTTGCTTAAAGTTGAAACAGCTTTAGCCGAAGAACAAAAATTTCCCGACGCGCATGAAAAGCCGATCGAAAACTGGAAGGGGTCAGTGTTTCAATTAAGTCAGGATTATCCTCAAAAACTTGAGCCAGAAAAAGATTTAGCCTGGGAACAAATTGATTTCAAAAAAGAGCCGAAAAAATATCTCAAAGCAGTATTAAACTATGCCATCGAAGGCAACGAAGAAGTTGATTGGGCAGGGCAACATAACAAAATAAGGAAGTGGTATCATGCGCCTTGGTTGCATTGGGATTCCAATGGCAGGGAGTTTGTGCATGGATTAACGCGGGAAAGAGATTCATTGCCAGGTGAATTAGCCACATCGCAAACCAACCAATACCAAAATTGGGGAGTAGGACTTTATAATGCAGCAGGAGGTTATACGGTTGGACAGGTTTGGCAAAATCCCCAAGCCCCTGATCCTAGCAAAGCTGACTTTCCTGTAGGCACAGTTTCGGTAAAATTAATCTTCACCCAAGCTGATGAAAAAGAGGTGGCCTATTTAAAAGGCGCTAAAACCTGGGAAGCATTTATTCACGAAAACTTGAAAGACAGCTTGAAACGAAAAATTGAACCGCTTCATTTAATTCAAGTTGATCTAGCTGTGCGTGATTCCCGATCGGAAGAAACAGGGTGGGTATTTGGCGCATTTGTTTACAACGGAATGCTTCAAGGAAAAACAGTTTGGGACAAAATGATGCCTGTCGGCCTCATGTGGGGAAATGATCCTGGCGTGACAGAAGAAATGGTGGCAGCGAAAGAAGCTGTTATTAAAGAGACGTGGTTAAATCCTGACTTGGATTTTCTACCGAGAAAAGGCGGTTATGCGGGAAGAATGAATGGGGTGGTGGATAATCCTGTTTCATCCTGTTTATCTTGTCATTCGACAGCTCAACAGGTTCCTATTTCACCCTTGCTTCCACCTGACACCTTGCCTTTGAAACTCAAAATGCAATGGTTTCGAAATTTTAAATATCCCGAGCCTTTTGATCAAGGGCAACAATCGCTCAACTACTCTTTGCAGTTATCGGAGGGAATACGAAATTTTAATGCTTCTCAGTTGGCAAAATATTCCGAATCCATCCCCAATGAAAGAAAAGTTAGAACCTTTGAAAAGAAAGAAGAAGAAAAGAAAAAATCGCCATAGCTTAAAGTTGACGCCAGACTAAAGATTCTTTATAAAAATGATTCTGTTTTTTGAAATAGGTGTTCAATGGCTCTTTTCGTTAGAAACGTTTAACGAAAATGCTATGAAATTGGATAATTCCAGAAGCTGCGGCTTTGGTTTTGTCTTAGAATTTATAAATCTTATATGGTTTGGTAGTGGTTCGCTTAGCGCGTCTGCGTCCCTACGTGCCTGCGGTTTGCAACATCCGGCACTCCGGTCCTAGACTTGCGGCTTATCCAAACTTATGGTTTGTTAAGAATAAAGA is a genomic window containing:
- a CDS encoding DNA recombination protein RmuC → MPNEIYLLIGLGIGLLIGWFFAQRVYAESKTHFAENLQAAKESQEKALTDLREAFKALSADALKQTHPEFLRLANETLAKFQETAKGDLSQRQQAIATLVEPLKQQLETYQRRLAQSETSQSTILGEVKKQLEGLAQNSQLLSNETFQLRKVLSSNQARGRWGEETLRRIVEAAGMSAHCDFSVQAQSGESKPDLIVKLPGDRMIIVDAKVPDLDFLEAIDTADEIKRAEALAAHANKLKATIKNLADRDYPKQFPNALDHVVLFLPAESLFSAALEGDRDLMIWAQNKRILVATPCSLIAILRSVSMNWQQQAQTENARQIAVAAQELYLRVTKFTEHLEKIRSGLTRANSAYNDAVGSYERMVRPSGEKLAKLGGGVSGKTLEDLSLVDDSLRLSTTRSEFELKHEDLSTDDVEFDAAKF